One genomic window of Ruminococcus gauvreauii includes the following:
- a CDS encoding cytidine/deoxycytidylate deaminase family protein, which yields MKKGKRAYSEQAIEEVFRERESFLVVGLTGRIGSGCTSASEIFAKDARSLNLPHAAPVPHMKDRGFQNQQRQERIIERYAMAGHWQAFDIVKVRDVLTSFVLENLGGFANLVARLTGGRQGDLIQKLKSEYCKWLDSDNSRRVKKVFQKGYSFEKMIELNIDLWRKMEDNHHIIKTSNITSRHFCFVAMVLPEISNMIRRLLISEDNFLYTRTYQNVGNIVRTFGELDTSGNRDIQEPGAIFCVARRINYIIKMYRKKDWFLLSEEEQKKQEIHSSPVRIVIDSIKNLFEAIYLRDRYSAFYLFAISVSENKRQEFLQAKDFDLEKPELRIIDYCERPSEARKAYQEHCKLRGRTPKTSAGDALYSFFEDITCGSYPYGVWKDAYDNATYTFNMQDVEACIQNADIFINNNKNKEELTKNIVKYVCLMMHPGLVQPTDDERCMQIAQTAKVNSGCVSRQVGAVVCDDRSNILSIGWNQPSANRCNEVVPCLYRNFEDCYNKNDQMAYSELEREDEEFRGYLSSCFSVDGKDVYKDVIKEYRKRLQGLPMTYCFKDLYCDFIGSRNQVHTRSQHAEEIALESSNQRLTEGGTLYTTSCSCELCAKKALHYGIKRMVYVEPYFGITEKHVLGFPDADSPDEGQMEVELFTGACHRAYTQLYSPIFPIKDELEMRNVSFKKPKKQKHHDQPDRRKGRKQKQAFNGAG from the coding sequence ATGAAAAAAGGAAAAAGGGCATACAGCGAACAGGCGATCGAAGAAGTTTTCAGAGAACGCGAGAGTTTTCTGGTGGTGGGACTCACCGGTCGAATCGGGTCAGGCTGTACATCGGCCAGCGAAATTTTTGCAAAGGATGCGCGTTCGCTGAATTTACCGCATGCTGCACCTGTGCCTCATATGAAGGACAGGGGGTTTCAGAATCAGCAGAGGCAGGAGAGGATCATTGAGCGTTATGCAATGGCCGGGCATTGGCAGGCATTTGATATTGTGAAGGTCAGAGATGTTCTGACTTCGTTCGTGCTGGAAAATCTGGGTGGATTTGCAAATCTGGTAGCCAGATTGACGGGAGGAAGGCAGGGGGACCTGATTCAAAAGCTGAAAAGTGAGTATTGCAAATGGCTGGACAGCGATAATTCCCGCAGAGTGAAAAAGGTATTTCAAAAAGGATATTCTTTTGAAAAAATGATAGAACTGAACATTGACCTCTGGAGGAAGATGGAGGACAATCATCACATTATAAAAACCAGCAATATCACAAGCAGGCATTTTTGCTTTGTCGCGATGGTATTGCCGGAAATCAGCAATATGATCCGCAGGCTGTTGATTTCCGAAGACAACTTTTTGTATACGCGGACATATCAGAATGTGGGAAACATAGTGAGAACTTTTGGAGAGCTGGACACATCGGGGAACAGGGATATACAGGAGCCCGGAGCCATTTTTTGTGTTGCCAGGCGCATCAACTATATTATCAAGATGTATCGGAAAAAGGACTGGTTCTTATTAAGTGAGGAGGAACAAAAGAAACAGGAAATACATTCGTCTCCTGTCAGGATCGTGATCGACAGTATCAAAAACCTGTTTGAAGCGATTTATCTGCGGGACAGGTATTCAGCATTCTATCTGTTTGCCATCTCTGTCAGTGAGAATAAGCGCCAGGAGTTTCTCCAGGCAAAGGACTTTGATCTGGAAAAACCAGAGCTGCGGATCATCGATTACTGTGAGCGGCCGAGTGAGGCAAGAAAAGCTTATCAGGAGCACTGCAAACTGAGAGGAAGGACTCCTAAGACCTCTGCAGGAGATGCTCTGTACAGTTTTTTCGAGGACATCACCTGCGGCAGTTATCCTTACGGCGTCTGGAAAGACGCGTATGATAACGCCACCTACACGTTTAATATGCAGGATGTGGAGGCATGTATTCAGAATGCGGATATTTTTATCAATAATAACAAAAATAAAGAAGAACTGACAAAAAACATTGTCAAATACGTTTGCCTGATGATGCATCCAGGACTGGTTCAGCCGACGGATGACGAGCGGTGCATGCAGATTGCGCAGACGGCCAAAGTAAATTCCGGATGTGTTTCGAGACAGGTTGGGGCGGTGGTGTGTGACGACAGGTCAAACATCTTATCGATAGGATGGAACCAGCCTTCCGCCAACAGGTGTAATGAGGTCGTTCCCTGTTTATACCGCAATTTTGAGGATTGTTATAATAAAAATGATCAGATGGCATACAGCGAACTGGAAAGAGAGGACGAAGAATTTCGAGGATATCTGAGCAGCTGTTTCAGCGTTGACGGGAAGGATGTCTATAAAGACGTGATAAAAGAATACAGGAAGCGGCTTCAGGGGTTGCCGATGACATATTGTTTTAAAGACCTGTACTGTGATTTTATTGGTTCGAGAAACCAGGTACATACCAGGTCCCAGCATGCGGAGGAGATCGCCCTGGAAAGCAGTAACCAGAGACTGACAGAGGGTGGGACGCTTTACACCACGTCCTGTTCCTGCGAGTTGTGCGCCAAGAAAGCGCTGCACTACGGAATAAAGAGAATGGTGTACGTTGAGCCTTATTTCGGTATTACGGAGAAGCATGTGCTGGGATTTCCGGATGCAGACAGTCCAGACGAGGGTCAGATGGAGGTTGAACTCTTTACCGGCGCGTGCCATCGCGCGTATACACAGCTTTACTCACCCATCTTTCCGATCAAGGACGAGTTGGAGATGAGAAATGTATCATTTAAAAAACCGAAAAAGCAAAAACATCATGATCAGCCTGACCGGAGGAAAGGCAGGAAACAAAAACAGGCATTTAACGGAGCGGGTTGA
- a CDS encoding dCTP deaminase domain-containing protein, which yields MCDERLYGCLSSIDIKREVINNEIQILPFRKENLTDLGYNLTPSDFIFSTGKKILLEVMTTNSEKYVMVPPNDTVLVLSKEYVSISKRIMGTFHSRVRTVSQGFGHVSTTLDPGWKGSLLFAVSNTSSKKKKFVLQSDGGKGLKDVGFVTVIFQYLATELAQIEHDNRAFRVDILGQYYNTSSYMKRTYNKSFRILNDIIESTREMSPEKPIQDVSTEVNERLQDFLRDALHKYEQSEDNQGLLSDMKCLNYGFQDVIHNASYVFATQIQQVRENAARAEEEASQENMERLYFSVQVLIGGCRVENKNIRWKYYTDALEKKIAGYRISKRMRLIMFVRKRWIVYATCAVLGILVSVLLWYLLSHTFATEGEMTVEKLILSEIPMILGQLLGFILGQNTA from the coding sequence ATGTGTGATGAACGACTGTACGGCTGTCTCTCCAGCATAGACATCAAACGTGAGGTGATCAATAATGAGATTCAGATTCTTCCTTTCCGGAAAGAAAATCTGACAGATCTGGGATATAATCTGACACCCAGCGACTTTATATTTTCAACTGGGAAGAAAATCCTGCTGGAAGTGATGACGACAAACAGTGAGAAGTATGTCATGGTTCCGCCGAACGACACGGTATTGGTTCTGAGCAAAGAGTATGTATCCATCAGCAAGCGGATCATGGGAACCTTTCACTCAAGAGTCCGAACCGTATCCCAGGGTTTTGGGCACGTATCGACAACATTGGATCCTGGCTGGAAGGGTTCTCTGCTGTTTGCCGTCAGCAATACGTCGTCGAAAAAGAAGAAATTTGTTCTTCAGAGCGACGGAGGAAAAGGGCTGAAGGACGTGGGCTTTGTGACGGTGATTTTTCAGTATCTTGCCACAGAACTTGCGCAGATTGAGCATGACAACAGGGCATTCCGCGTCGATATCCTCGGACAGTATTATAATACATCAAGCTATATGAAACGAACTTATAATAAAAGTTTCCGGATTCTTAATGACATCATAGAATCCACGAGAGAAATGTCACCCGAAAAGCCGATTCAGGATGTATCCACGGAAGTCAATGAAAGACTACAGGATTTTCTCAGGGATGCGCTGCATAAATACGAGCAATCGGAGGATAACCAGGGACTGCTGAGCGATATGAAGTGCCTGAATTATGGATTCCAGGATGTGATACATAACGCCTCATACGTTTTTGCTACTCAGATTCAGCAGGTCAGGGAAAACGCAGCCAGGGCTGAGGAGGAGGCTTCTCAGGAGAATATGGAACGATTATACTTCAGTGTCCAGGTGCTGATCGGCGGCTGCAGGGTGGAGAATAAAAATATTCGCTGGAAGTATTATACGGATGCGCTGGAGAAAAAGATAGCCGGGTATCGTATCAGTAAGAGAATGCGCCTGATCATGTTTGTGCGCAAAAGGTGGATTGTCTACGCGACCTGTGCGGTCCTCGGAATATTAGTAAGCGTGCTGCTGTGGTATTTGCTAAGTCATACGTTTGCCACAGAAGGGGAAATGACGGTTGAAAAACTTATTCTTTCTGAAATTCCCATGATACTGGGGCAGCTCTTGGGATTTATACTGGGGCAAAATACCGCTTGA
- a CDS encoding tyrosine-type recombinase/integrase gives MTTEEIYFNDVVLYWLQSVKDRNALSTYVKYRQLSQNHIFPFFSEIGITHMTPRMLERFRLHLLNDGYTQGPAVSPGNLRCIIMIMNHTLQLAHSKNLIPVPLTLSLRLGKAKNVARVFLQEEQVKLESYIKQNMNLSTFGIYLCLYTGLRLGELCSLRWCDIDLEGSYIHIRHTVQRLPLENLSSEKKTNLIISEPKSVFSIRMIPIPEFLYGSIQTLAENYTGLDYVLTGSQCPMEPRTMQYRYKKCLQEADIRYLNFHTLRHTFATRCIMAGMDPKTLSEILGHSDIKITLEYYFHSSLEFKKKQMNLLTALS, from the coding sequence ATGACGACAGAAGAAATTTATTTTAATGATGTGGTTCTTTACTGGCTTCAGAGCGTAAAGGACAGGAATGCTTTGTCCACATACGTGAAGTACAGGCAGCTGAGCCAGAATCACATTTTCCCGTTTTTTTCAGAGATCGGGATTACACACATGACACCCCGGATGTTGGAACGCTTTCGCCTTCATTTATTAAATGACGGATATACGCAGGGCCCGGCAGTTTCCCCGGGAAACCTCAGGTGCATCATTATGATCATGAATCATACGCTGCAGCTGGCGCACAGCAAGAATCTGATCCCCGTGCCGCTCACGCTGTCCCTGAGACTGGGAAAGGCAAAGAATGTAGCCAGGGTATTTCTTCAGGAGGAACAGGTCAAACTGGAGAGTTATATCAAACAAAACATGAATTTGTCGACGTTTGGCATCTATCTGTGCCTGTATACGGGGCTTCGGCTGGGGGAACTGTGTTCTCTGCGCTGGTGTGATATTGACCTCGAAGGCAGTTACATTCATATCCGGCACACGGTTCAGCGGCTGCCTCTGGAGAATCTGAGTTCCGAAAAGAAGACAAATCTGATCATCTCAGAGCCGAAGAGTGTGTTTTCCATAAGGATGATTCCCATACCGGAGTTTTTGTACGGATCTATACAGACGCTGGCGGAAAATTATACGGGACTCGATTACGTCCTCACCGGCAGCCAGTGTCCCATGGAACCGCGCACGATGCAGTACCGCTATAAAAAATGTCTGCAGGAGGCAGACATCAGATACCTGAATTTCCATACGCTGCGCCATACGTTCGCCACACGGTGCATCATGGCGGGGATGGATCCCAAAACATTGAGTGAGATTCTGGGGCATTCCGATATCAAAATAACGTTGGAATATTATTTTCATTCCTCGCTGGAATTTAAGAAAAAACAGATGAACCTACTGACTGCGCTTTCATAG
- a CDS encoding DegT/DnrJ/EryC1/StrS family aminotransferase, with amino-acid sequence MESTAMKDEFVKRDIPFSPPDITEDEINEVVDTLRSGWITTGPKTKELERLTAKRCGTSRAVCLNSNTACAEMTLRILGIGPGDEVIVPAYTYTATASVVDHVGASIVMIDCEPGKFTMDYEKLEDAITEKTKMIIPVDLFGIPCDYDRIGEIVERKRRLFRPSDNRIQQAVGRIVVMADAAHSFGAAYKGRPAGSLADFTCFSFHAVKNLTTAEGGAVVWRDIPGIDHEELYHTYMLMSLHGQSRDALAKTKPGSWEYDIAGLWFKCNMTDVHAGIGLGQMKRYDSMLNRRKIMIERLDRAFCDIGAEPVKHYTEEWQSSGHLYVLRLFKGQAAIEPEIRNDFIVRMAQLGVAANVHYKPLPMHTGYQALGFDIRDYPNAYEQFRNEITLPMHTRLSDEDIDYLAWAVKRAAAELL; translated from the coding sequence ATGGAAAGTACTGCGATGAAAGACGAGTTTGTAAAGCGTGATATCCCGTTTAGTCCTCCGGATATTACGGAGGATGAGATAAATGAGGTGGTGGATACGCTTCGTTCCGGGTGGATAACTACAGGACCGAAGACGAAAGAATTAGAAAGACTGACGGCAAAACGATGCGGTACATCCAGGGCGGTCTGCCTGAATTCGAATACGGCCTGCGCTGAGATGACGCTTCGTATCCTGGGCATTGGCCCGGGAGACGAAGTGATCGTCCCGGCTTATACGTACACGGCTACTGCATCTGTGGTGGATCACGTGGGAGCCAGTATCGTGATGATCGACTGCGAACCCGGAAAATTCACGATGGATTATGAAAAGCTCGAGGATGCAATTACGGAAAAGACAAAAATGATTATCCCCGTGGATCTCTTCGGGATTCCCTGTGACTATGACAGGATCGGTGAGATTGTGGAGCGGAAGAGACGCTTATTTCGACCGTCCGACAACAGGATCCAGCAGGCGGTTGGACGCATCGTTGTGATGGCGGATGCGGCCCATTCTTTTGGTGCGGCATACAAAGGAAGGCCTGCGGGAAGTCTTGCAGACTTCACCTGCTTTTCATTCCATGCCGTAAAAAATCTGACGACTGCGGAAGGCGGTGCAGTTGTGTGGAGAGACATTCCGGGAATTGATCATGAGGAGCTCTATCACACCTATATGCTGATGAGCCTTCACGGACAAAGCAGAGACGCGCTGGCAAAGACGAAACCGGGCTCATGGGAATACGACATCGCAGGACTCTGGTTTAAGTGTAATATGACGGATGTGCATGCCGGAATCGGCCTCGGTCAGATGAAACGCTATGACAGTATGCTGAACCGGAGGAAGATCATGATCGAAAGACTGGATAGAGCGTTTTGTGATATCGGTGCAGAACCTGTGAAACATTATACGGAAGAATGGCAGTCGTCCGGGCATCTCTATGTCCTGCGTCTCTTTAAGGGGCAGGCTGCCATAGAACCGGAAATCCGCAATGATTTTATCGTCAGGATGGCGCAGCTGGGTGTGGCGGCGAATGTTCATTACAAACCGCTGCCGATGCATACGGGATATCAGGCGCTTGGATTCGATATCAGGGATTACCCCAATGCGTATGAGCAGTTCAGGAATGAGATCACGCTGCCGATGCATACGCGCCTGAGCGATGAGGATATAGACTATCTGGCATGGGCAGTGAAGAGAGCTGCCGCGGAGTTACTGTAG
- a CDS encoding UDP-3-O-(3-hydroxymyristoyl)glucosamine N-acyltransferase: protein MKYFEINVKKYAPGRSFDVFRPASLYFPKDHAVMFVTREYMGYVNALEVCTNCLVFWPEEAEVPVKISERHAVAACADPRTEYCRFFRDNGITYYPETEEYNLVNGACISPKAVIGSGCRIFPGAYIGGEVQLGNDVYVGSGAKLVGRIKVGNKVVIRENAVIGADGLSTNRDEEGRAVTMPQFGGVVIEDDVQIGALTVVARGAIDDTVIKRGSKIDNSCFISHNVMLGEDTFVVGESIVFGSATTGKQAYISGNCCVRDGVSVGEKALVGMGAVVVKPVPDGAVVKGNPAR from the coding sequence ATGAAGTATTTTGAGATAAATGTAAAGAAATATGCTCCCGGCAGATCATTTGACGTTTTCCGGCCCGCGTCTTTGTATTTTCCGAAAGACCATGCGGTTATGTTCGTAACGAGAGAATACATGGGATATGTAAACGCGCTGGAAGTCTGCACGAACTGCTTGGTTTTCTGGCCGGAAGAAGCCGAGGTACCCGTAAAGATAAGTGAGAGACATGCCGTGGCAGCGTGTGCTGATCCGAGAACCGAATACTGCAGGTTTTTCCGGGACAACGGAATTACATATTATCCGGAAACCGAAGAATACAATCTGGTGAATGGGGCCTGTATTTCCCCAAAAGCCGTGATCGGATCGGGGTGCAGGATCTTTCCGGGGGCTTATATCGGCGGTGAGGTTCAATTAGGAAATGACGTTTATGTGGGAAGCGGAGCAAAATTAGTCGGCAGGATAAAAGTGGGAAATAAAGTTGTCATTCGCGAAAATGCCGTTATCGGCGCAGACGGATTATCGACGAACCGGGACGAAGAGGGACGGGCAGTTACGATGCCGCAGTTTGGCGGCGTGGTTATCGAGGATGACGTGCAGATCGGCGCGCTGACAGTGGTTGCGAGAGGTGCAATCGATGATACCGTGATCAAAAGAGGCAGCAAAATAGATAACAGTTGTTTCATTTCTCATAACGTGATGCTGGGTGAAGACACGTTTGTCGTGGGGGAAAGTATCGTGTTCGGAAGCGCCACCACGGGGAAACAGGCATATATCTCCGGCAATTGCTGTGTGCGCGACGGTGTAAGCGTAGGAGAAAAAGCGCTGGTGGGCATGGGCGCGGTAGTTGTGAAACCAGTCCCGGACGGTGCCGTTGTCAAGGGCAATCCCGCGAGATGA
- a CDS encoding PIG-L deacetylase family protein, protein MKRVLVVAAHPDDELLGVGGTAARHASQGDEVMSVIMCEGESLRYKKDMGQKTAISQAGEILGVKEIRQIGFPDQRLDTVTLTEIITPLEKISDEFKPNIVYCQYGGDINMDHQLLFQAANVAFRPLDGWIEDVYAFYTASSTEWGFPRTFTPDTWIDITDTLEKKIEAFLSYHSEVRAYPHPRSAKALEHAAHFWGNQCSMEAAEAFMTVRSVKR, encoded by the coding sequence ATGAAAAGGGTTTTAGTGGTTGCGGCTCATCCTGACGATGAACTGCTTGGAGTCGGCGGGACGGCTGCGAGGCACGCCAGCCAGGGGGACGAGGTCATGTCAGTCATCATGTGCGAGGGGGAGTCCCTGCGCTACAAAAAAGACATGGGACAGAAGACGGCGATCAGCCAGGCGGGAGAGATCCTTGGCGTCAAAGAGATACGGCAGATCGGGTTTCCCGACCAGCGGTTGGATACCGTTACGCTGACTGAGATCATTACCCCGCTGGAAAAGATCTCCGATGAGTTCAAGCCGAATATTGTGTATTGCCAGTATGGCGGAGACATTAATATGGATCATCAGCTGCTCTTTCAGGCGGCCAATGTGGCCTTTCGGCCTCTGGACGGCTGGATCGAGGACGTTTACGCCTTTTATACGGCGAGCAGCACAGAGTGGGGATTCCCCAGGACCTTTACGCCGGACACCTGGATTGACATCACGGATACACTGGAGAAAAAGATCGAGGCATTCCTGAGTTATCACAGCGAGGTGAGAGCGTACCCGCATCCCAGGTCTGCGAAAGCGTTGGAGCATGCGGCACACTTTTGGGGGAACCAGTGCTCCATGGAAGCGGCTGAGGCGTTTATGACGGTGAGAAGTGTTAAGAGGTGA
- a CDS encoding ATP-grasp domain-containing protein yields MKRIMILGASAGQMPMIRKVKELGYELAVVDYNDRAVGIPYADKFYRASTIDAAAVVRAAKDYKPDGITTVQTDMPMRAVAEACRELHLPGISPQAAMNATDKEKMMEAFKRAGVSSPWFCAFAPEDTAASIVEKIPYPCVVKPADNSGSRGVSLAENGEDAPGAIAYARSHSRNGRIIVEEYMTGPEVSVEVMMLSGEAKVLAVTDKLTTGAPHFIEMGHSEQSRLGAEVTEKIKRLAEQAMLAVGAAEGPGHVEIIVTSKGPKVVELGARLGGDFITTDLVPLATGVDFVKAVIQAACGERPDVTPRFRRASAIRFIPAGEGIIRGIEGMDEALKIPGIVKAECLKTIGDRIPPLTSSLDRAGYVIAQADGPEQAVSLCDQAMKKIRFIVREEG; encoded by the coding sequence ATGAAGAGAATCATGATACTCGGAGCTTCTGCGGGGCAGATGCCGATGATCAGAAAAGTGAAGGAGCTGGGATATGAGCTGGCGGTCGTAGATTACAACGACAGGGCCGTCGGTATTCCTTATGCAGATAAATTCTACCGCGCAAGTACGATTGATGCGGCTGCGGTCGTGAGAGCGGCAAAAGATTATAAACCGGACGGTATTACCACGGTTCAGACGGATATGCCAATGCGGGCTGTGGCAGAGGCCTGCAGAGAACTCCATTTACCCGGAATATCCCCTCAGGCGGCAATGAACGCAACGGATAAGGAAAAGATGATGGAGGCGTTCAAAAGGGCCGGCGTGAGCAGCCCGTGGTTCTGTGCGTTTGCCCCCGAGGATACGGCTGCATCCATAGTGGAAAAGATACCGTATCCGTGTGTCGTGAAGCCGGCGGACAATTCCGGGAGCAGAGGGGTATCGCTTGCTGAGAACGGTGAAGACGCTCCGGGGGCGATTGCGTATGCGCGCAGCCACTCCCGGAACGGAAGGATCATCGTCGAGGAATATATGACGGGGCCTGAAGTGAGCGTCGAGGTGATGATGCTTTCGGGGGAGGCAAAGGTGCTGGCTGTAACGGATAAGCTGACGACAGGCGCGCCGCATTTTATTGAGATGGGACACAGCGAACAGTCACGGCTCGGCGCTGAGGTCACAGAGAAGATCAAAAGACTGGCAGAACAGGCAATGCTTGCCGTTGGGGCAGCAGAAGGGCCGGGACATGTCGAGATCATCGTGACCTCGAAGGGGCCAAAGGTGGTGGAGCTGGGAGCACGGCTCGGCGGAGACTTTATTACCACGGACCTGGTTCCCCTGGCTACGGGAGTTGATTTTGTGAAGGCGGTGATTCAGGCGGCCTGCGGGGAGAGACCCGATGTGACGCCCAGATTCCGCAGGGCAAGTGCGATTCGGTTCATTCCTGCCGGGGAGGGAATCATCAGGGGCATCGAGGGTATGGACGAAGCCTTGAAGATTCCAGGCATCGTGAAGGCTGAATGCCTGAAGACTATTGGCGACAGGATACCTCCTCTGACCAGCAGTCTGGATCGGGCGGGTTATGTGATCGCTCAGGCGGACGGCCCGGAACAGGCGGTATCTCTGTGTGATCAGGCGATGAAAAAAATCAGGTTTATTGTGAGGGAGGAAGGCTGA
- a CDS encoding sugar transferase has translation MYQRYLKRLFDVVIGIAAFPIVCGITVIVAPLICLEDGGSVFYRARRRGLNGRIFVMYKFRSMKMNAPDIRNRDNSTYNSPEDPRITRVGRFLRQTSIDEIPQFFNVLKGDMSLVGPRPVTTDRPLSDYDEKRRVRLTVRPGITGYTQAYYRNSVSQEEKLQKDADYAGHVTFWGDVKILIKTVGTVLLRKNIYTNADEMKNRRM, from the coding sequence GTGTACCAGCGTTATCTGAAGCGGCTGTTTGACGTCGTCATTGGCATCGCTGCGTTTCCGATTGTGTGTGGGATTACGGTTATCGTGGCGCCGCTGATCTGTCTGGAAGACGGAGGAAGCGTGTTTTACAGGGCAAGAAGAAGAGGGCTCAATGGCAGAATATTTGTAATGTATAAATTCAGGTCTATGAAAATGAACGCACCGGACATACGAAACAGGGACAATTCCACTTACAATTCGCCGGAGGACCCGCGAATAACAAGAGTAGGAAGATTTCTGCGGCAGACTTCCATCGATGAGATACCGCAGTTTTTCAATGTCCTGAAAGGCGATATGAGCCTTGTCGGACCGCGCCCGGTGACTACGGACAGACCGCTTTCGGATTATGATGAGAAGAGACGGGTGAGACTTACCGTCAGGCCGGGGATCACGGGGTATACGCAGGCATACTATAGAAATTCTGTTTCTCAGGAAGAGAAGCTGCAAAAAGACGCCGACTATGCCGGTCATGTTACGTTTTGGGGAGATGTGAAAATACTAATCAAAACGGTCGGGACGGTTTTACTTAGAAAAAATATTTATACGAATGCGGATGAAATGAAGAACCGGAGAATGTAA
- a CDS encoding ATP-grasp domain-containing protein codes for MNVAGKRLLILGAGRGQAGLYKAAREMGIRAIAGTMPGDNLPGISLADEIRYMNIADPDEVAEKAANLELDGAATCCLDTGISALGRICDALKLTGIGEDAAIMCNDKSRMKKAFMEHGVSTAQYFEISSEQELEEALGNIPLPVIIKATDLQGSSGIYIARTKEAAFEGFRMAMQLTKRSCCIVEEFIEGWEFGAQAFVYRGEVLFVMPHGDETFMSHTAVPVGHYVPLECSRDVQRQTEEVLRKAIRAIGLNNCAVNADLILRDNKVYVIEITGRVGANCLPELVEINYGVEYYKMIAAMAVGADPLEYWKMRPPVRTAGYAKMLFSTEQKGILKDIRYTGRMSGDIVEITFFRKPGDEIRVFENSNDCIGQMIVKGRTLDDCRRKLEEMTEEIRIDV; via the coding sequence ATGAATGTAGCGGGTAAGAGGCTGCTGATCCTGGGCGCAGGCCGCGGTCAGGCGGGACTTTATAAAGCGGCGCGGGAAATGGGAATCAGAGCCATAGCAGGAACCATGCCGGGCGATAATCTGCCGGGTATCTCTCTGGCTGACGAAATCAGGTATATGAATATCGCTGATCCGGATGAGGTTGCAGAAAAAGCGGCGAATCTTGAGTTGGACGGAGCAGCGACCTGCTGTCTCGATACCGGTATCTCTGCCCTGGGAAGGATATGTGATGCCTTAAAACTGACAGGAATCGGGGAAGATGCCGCGATCATGTGCAATGATAAATCCAGGATGAAGAAGGCTTTTATGGAGCACGGCGTCAGCACGGCGCAGTATTTTGAAATCTCCAGTGAACAGGAACTTGAGGAAGCTCTTGGTAACATTCCGCTTCCTGTTATTATCAAGGCGACAGATCTTCAGGGGAGCAGCGGTATCTATATTGCCAGGACAAAAGAAGCGGCTTTTGAGGGATTCCGTATGGCGATGCAGCTGACGAAACGTTCCTGCTGTATCGTCGAGGAATTCATAGAAGGCTGGGAATTTGGCGCACAGGCATTTGTTTACCGGGGCGAAGTGCTGTTTGTGATGCCGCACGGGGATGAGACGTTCATGAGCCATACGGCTGTTCCGGTCGGGCACTACGTTCCGCTGGAGTGCAGCCGGGATGTACAGCGGCAGACAGAGGAGGTGCTCAGGAAGGCGATAAGGGCAATCGGGCTGAACAACTGTGCAGTCAACGCGGATCTGATCCTGAGGGACAATAAAGTATATGTGATCGAGATTACGGGACGTGTGGGTGCGAACTGTCTGCCGGAGCTTGTCGAGATTAATTACGGTGTTGAATACTATAAGATGATTGCCGCGATGGCTGTTGGAGCAGACCCTCTGGAATACTGGAAAATGAGACCCCCTGTGCGGACCGCAGGATATGCAAAAATGCTGTTCTCGACTGAGCAGAAGGGGATTTTGAAGGACATCCGTTACACGGGACGGATGAGCGGCGATATTGTGGAGATTACTTTTTTCAGGAAGCCGGGGGATGAAATCCGGGTGTTTGAAAATTCCAATGATTGCATAGGGCAGATGATCGTGAAAGGCAGGACACTGGATGACTGCAGAAGAAAGTTAGAAGAGATGACAGAAGAGATAAGGATCGATGTCTGA